In Fimbriimonadaceae bacterium, the following are encoded in one genomic region:
- a CDS encoding branched-chain amino acid ABC transporter permease produces the protein MDFGHLMAGLDFSTLPQQLVNGVLLGAIYALIALGYTMVYGVLRLINFAHGEVFMLGAYTALFTSWIFGFKGGAEMPEASLLKLGAMLLISMFVCGTIGVIIERLAYRPMRNQPRISVLITAIGVSLFLQYGGALFLPNSPPPSINEKVMPESLRGAAEINLTPPDAKLKADWEQKTAAAKVANDAYEAVHQTLKPGDPEPPELKPLRDQRNTTDREAQNAQRLLDNSGVRIRIPKGQFLMLGTTVALMVLLTLLVMGTPAGRAMRAVAHDFDSASLMGINVGQTITFTFLIGSMLAGAGAMMNATFIGTPLTTFYGFQPGVKAFVAAVLGGIGNIPGAVLGGLLMGIAETTVVWMGYSSHRDAVAFVILIVVLLFRPGGLLGSSKVEKV, from the coding sequence ATGGACTTCGGCCACCTCATGGCAGGGTTGGATTTCTCAACCCTGCCGCAGCAACTTGTGAATGGCGTCCTTTTGGGCGCCATTTACGCGCTGATCGCGCTGGGCTACACCATGGTGTACGGCGTGCTGCGCCTGATCAACTTCGCCCACGGCGAAGTGTTCATGCTCGGCGCCTACACGGCCCTCTTCACGTCCTGGATCTTCGGATTCAAGGGCGGGGCGGAGATGCCGGAGGCCAGCCTTCTCAAACTCGGCGCGATGCTGCTGATCTCGATGTTCGTCTGCGGCACCATCGGCGTAATCATCGAGCGTCTGGCGTATCGGCCGATGCGCAACCAGCCACGCATCTCGGTCCTCATCACCGCGATCGGCGTGTCGCTCTTTCTCCAGTACGGCGGGGCGCTCTTCCTTCCCAACAGCCCTCCTCCGAGCATCAACGAGAAGGTGATGCCCGAGTCGCTGCGGGGCGCTGCCGAGATCAACCTCACGCCTCCCGACGCCAAGCTCAAGGCCGACTGGGAGCAGAAGACGGCGGCGGCCAAGGTCGCGAACGACGCGTACGAGGCGGTGCATCAGACCCTCAAGCCCGGCGATCCCGAACCCCCCGAGCTCAAGCCGCTTCGCGACCAGCGCAACACGACCGACCGCGAAGCCCAAAACGCTCAGCGCCTGCTCGACAACAGCGGCGTGCGCATCCGGATACCGAAGGGGCAGTTCCTCATGCTGGGAACGACGGTCGCCCTCATGGTCCTGCTGACGCTCCTGGTCATGGGCACCCCTGCGGGCCGCGCTATGCGTGCGGTCGCGCACGATTTCGACTCCGCCTCGCTGATGGGCATCAACGTGGGCCAGACGATCACCTTCACGTTCCTGATCGGCTCGATGCTGGCGGGCGCGGGCGCGATGATGAACGCAACCTTCATCGGGACCCCGCTGACCACTTTTTACGGCTTCCAGCCCGGCGTGAAGGCGTTCGTCGCCGCGGTGCTTGGCGGCATCGGCAACATCCCGGGCGCGGTGCTGGGCGGGTTGCTGATGGGGATCGCCGAAACCACGGTGGTCTGGATGGGATACAGCTCGCATCGCGACGCGGTCGCCTTCGTCATCCTCATCGTCGTTCTGCTCTTCCGACCGGGGGGCTTGTTGGGATCATCGAAGGTGGAAAAGGTTTGA